From Gimesia panareensis, the proteins below share one genomic window:
- a CDS encoding DUF3124 domain-containing protein, with translation MANKGEYPDWFLWLWEKWVVLFLVLGVLTLILIAGAVYLDNRFARFEDELKFVPPRSYQPPELSEYEAGKIDSQKLTRSGSIYAPCYSHIYYHGGSPLLLETTLSIRNINQDQPVYLTAINYVDTDGESIKIYLDQTIKLAPFQTIEFLVEEKDSTGGSGANFLVNWMAGEEVEPPLVETVMVGASGSRAIAFSRSGVPIPAGKSEN, from the coding sequence ATGGCAAATAAAGGTGAATATCCCGACTGGTTTTTGTGGTTGTGGGAGAAGTGGGTTGTTTTATTCCTGGTGCTGGGAGTACTGACTCTGATCCTGATTGCCGGGGCCGTTTATCTCGACAACCGCTTTGCGCGTTTTGAGGATGAGCTGAAGTTCGTGCCACCGCGAAGTTATCAGCCCCCGGAACTTTCCGAGTACGAAGCAGGCAAGATTGATTCACAGAAGCTGACGCGGAGTGGTTCGATCTATGCACCCTGCTATTCGCATATTTATTATCATGGAGGATCGCCTCTGCTGCTGGAAACCACATTGAGTATTCGCAATATCAATCAGGATCAACCGGTTTATCTGACAGCGATTAATTATGTGGATACCGATGGAGAATCGATCAAGATCTACCTGGATCAGACGATCAAGCTGGCACCCTTTCAGACGATTGAGTTTCTGGTGGAAGAGAAAGACAGTACAGGGGGATCCGGCGCCAATTTCCTGGTGAACTGGATGGCTGGGGAAGAGGTTGAGCCGCCCCTGGTGGAAACGGTGATGGTCGGCGCTTCCGGTTCACGCGCCATCGCCTTTTCCAGAAGCGGCGTTCCGATTCCTGCCGGCAAATCGGAAAACTGA
- a CDS encoding HD domain-containing protein: METLHSPVVENAIRVAAEAHKSQKRKSSGIPYIAHPMGVCLILVKAGFHEESILAAAALHDVVEDTALTFEDLAETFSDEILQYVREMTEEKEAEDGKKRSWRDRKRDHIQVMQQASEGARAIELADKLHNLEAMLFDLQTEDRSEFWGHFGASPQEIVQYYHSMIEAAGQSDARLESLVKNCLARLEELQKHLP; the protein is encoded by the coding sequence ATGGAAACACTTCACTCCCCGGTGGTTGAAAATGCAATCCGGGTCGCAGCCGAGGCACATAAATCACAGAAACGAAAGTCATCCGGCATTCCCTACATTGCACACCCGATGGGAGTCTGCCTGATTCTGGTCAAGGCGGGGTTTCATGAAGAATCGATTCTCGCTGCCGCGGCCCTGCATGATGTCGTGGAAGACACAGCGCTGACGTTTGAGGATCTGGCGGAAACCTTTTCGGATGAAATTCTGCAGTATGTCAGAGAAATGACAGAGGAGAAGGAAGCCGAGGACGGAAAAAAGCGCAGCTGGCGCGACCGCAAGCGGGATCATATCCAGGTGATGCAACAGGCTTCCGAAGGTGCGCGAGCCATCGAACTGGCTGACAAACTGCATAACCTGGAAGCGATGCTGTTCGATCTGCAGACGGAAGACCGCTCGGAATTCTGGGGGCACTTTGGTGCGAGCCCGCAAGAGATTGTGCAGTATTATCATTCAATGATCGAAGCGGCCGGCCAGTCGGATGCCCGGCTGGAGTCGCTGGTGAAAAACTGCCTGGCCCGCCTGGAAGAGTTACAGAAACATTTACCGTAG
- a CDS encoding ABC transporter transmembrane domain-containing protein encodes MFWSFINGLLLALLLLIFFLILDLLDHQGKIAVQGATQVQLLQELQGITVAAEPVEKPEPAEENQPKPKLDTKKEAAEKQPEPEPEKKAAPAASQPRPALERLSLSNTGILPSVWWTHSKYHLGLLKSLYQRVPLLQQNQSALFTLILVSLVLASIRVLIRWRCRLRSLKVSYHISTTLRNMIHRQALRLGPGDLSGKETEQAFHLFIQDVGTVQSGVFHWVYDLTRHILTVVVLLLIAVSIDWRLTLQCIIPLAAAWYFLLQHRKDSELQHAKTLVTIETELSLLAENLRSTRLVRGYGMENAEHEQFQKHLAKYTENLEKLKRVEGWGHRIARGLAVFCSCLVVFLVGYKVLVNPEVLPLSAAVLVVGIFGFFYLPVSGLHTLLHVREEANVAASSIYRYLNLIPEVGQAVGAKFLEPLSSALQFENVNYSLTANSPLILNGFDLKVPAGTSTALVSLDKLAPRAVSFLIPRFIEPRSGRVLMDGEDTAWVTLESLRAEAIFVSGNDPYLTGSVKDNIRCGDERYSLQEVIAASKESHAHQFIQNLPQGYETVLGQHGEDLTTGESFRLGLARALLRKPALMIIEEPEGPLDEDTKTLLEDAYARIFQNRTILVIPSRITTLRRVDQVVVIQDGKVETVDSQANLLKRSALYRHWEYTRFNQFRHSQETPNEPR; translated from the coding sequence GTGTTCTGGTCATTTATCAATGGTCTGTTGCTGGCGCTTCTGCTGCTCATCTTTTTTCTGATCCTTGATTTGCTGGATCATCAGGGCAAGATCGCGGTTCAGGGAGCAACGCAGGTGCAGTTGTTGCAGGAACTGCAGGGCATTACGGTCGCAGCAGAGCCTGTCGAAAAACCTGAGCCCGCGGAAGAAAACCAGCCCAAGCCGAAACTGGATACCAAAAAAGAGGCCGCTGAAAAGCAGCCCGAACCGGAACCGGAAAAAAAAGCGGCTCCGGCTGCCTCTCAACCCAGGCCGGCACTGGAGCGTTTGAGTCTTTCAAACACGGGGATTCTGCCTTCTGTCTGGTGGACTCATTCCAAGTACCATTTGGGGCTTTTGAAATCACTCTATCAGCGGGTCCCTTTACTGCAGCAGAATCAGTCGGCCCTGTTCACACTGATTCTGGTATCACTGGTGCTGGCCAGTATCCGGGTTCTGATCCGCTGGCGATGCCGACTGCGGAGCCTCAAAGTGTCGTATCATATTTCCACGACCTTACGGAATATGATTCACCGTCAGGCACTCCGGCTGGGCCCCGGGGATTTATCGGGAAAAGAGACCGAGCAGGCGTTTCATCTGTTCATTCAGGATGTCGGCACTGTCCAGAGCGGCGTATTTCACTGGGTCTATGACCTGACACGTCATATTTTGACCGTGGTTGTGTTGTTACTGATCGCTGTTTCCATTGACTGGCGATTGACCTTGCAGTGTATTATCCCGCTGGCTGCCGCCTGGTATTTTCTATTGCAGCACCGCAAAGATTCTGAACTGCAACACGCGAAAACGCTGGTGACCATTGAAACAGAGCTTTCGCTGCTGGCCGAAAATCTGCGGAGCACGCGGCTGGTACGTGGTTACGGAATGGAAAACGCGGAACACGAACAGTTCCAGAAACACCTGGCCAAGTACACCGAAAATCTGGAAAAGCTGAAACGTGTGGAGGGCTGGGGGCATCGCATCGCCCGCGGGCTGGCCGTCTTCTGTTCCTGCCTGGTAGTCTTTCTGGTGGGATACAAGGTTCTGGTCAATCCCGAAGTTCTGCCACTGTCGGCTGCGGTACTGGTGGTCGGGATTTTTGGCTTTTTCTACCTGCCCGTCAGTGGCTTACATACTTTGTTACACGTCCGCGAAGAAGCCAACGTGGCAGCCAGCTCGATTTACCGTTATCTGAACCTCATTCCGGAAGTGGGACAGGCGGTGGGGGCCAAGTTCCTCGAACCACTGTCCTCGGCACTGCAGTTCGAAAATGTCAACTACAGTCTCACTGCCAATTCGCCGCTGATCTTAAACGGTTTTGATCTGAAAGTTCCCGCTGGAACCAGTACCGCCCTGGTTTCTCTGGACAAACTGGCTCCGCGAGCTGTCAGTTTTCTGATTCCGCGGTTTATTGAACCTCGGTCGGGGCGCGTCCTGATGGACGGCGAAGATACCGCCTGGGTGACGCTCGAATCTCTGAGGGCGGAGGCAATTTTTGTCAGCGGAAACGATCCTTATCTCACTGGAAGCGTAAAAGACAATATTCGCTGTGGCGATGAACGCTATTCGCTGCAGGAAGTCATCGCCGCCTCGAAAGAGTCCCACGCGCATCAGTTCATTCAGAATCTGCCTCAAGGATACGAAACCGTATTGGGGCAGCATGGTGAAGATCTGACGACCGGGGAAAGTTTCCGCCTGGGGCTGGCACGGGCACTGTTGAGAAAGCCCGCACTGATGATCATTGAGGAGCCGGAAGGTCCCCTGGATGAGGACACCAAAACGCTGCTCGAAGATGCTTACGCCCGGATATTCCAGAACCGGACAATCCTGGTGATTCCTTCCCGGATTACGACGCTCAGACGCGTGGACCAGGTGGTAGTGATCCAGGATGGCAAGGTCGAAACCGTCGACAGTCAGGCAAATCTGTTGAAGCGGTCCGCCCTGTATCGCCATTGGGAATACACGCGTTTCAATCAGTTCCGGCATTCCCAGGAAACTCCGAACGAACCACGTTAA